In one window of Prosthecobacter fusiformis DNA:
- a CDS encoding transposase encodes MKEDAATPLPWPHAPTHRLTEKGLYFVTAGTYLKAHHFRGAKRLEVLQRGLLKQCQKYGWRLEAWAVFSNHYHFVAESPGTAESLPAMLGELHTKTAQWVNRCDAAPGRKVWHNYRETQITDQPSYFARLNYTHRNALKHGLVAVASDYPWCSAAWFEENTGRPLVKSIYRFKTEKIPDDHEPSPEW; translated from the coding sequence ATGAAAGAAGATGCCGCTACCCCGCTACCCTGGCCGCATGCTCCCACTCATCGACTCACAGAAAAGGGCCTCTACTTCGTCACCGCAGGCACCTACTTGAAGGCGCATCATTTTCGCGGTGCGAAGCGGCTTGAGGTCTTGCAGCGTGGGCTGTTGAAGCAATGCCAAAAGTATGGGTGGCGGCTGGAGGCTTGGGCCGTTTTTTCCAACCATTACCACTTCGTAGCGGAATCCCCCGGAACGGCGGAATCCCTGCCCGCGATGCTAGGCGAGCTGCACACGAAAACTGCTCAATGGGTGAACAGGTGCGATGCAGCCCCCGGCCGCAAGGTCTGGCACAACTACCGGGAGACCCAGATCACCGACCAACCGTCTTACTTTGCCCGGCTCAATTACACGCACCGGAATGCACTGAAACACGGCCTCGTGGCAGTGGCTTCGGACTATCCCTGGTGCTCAGCCGCCTGGTTTGAGGAAAACACTGGCCGCCCCTTGGTTAAAAGTATCTACCGTTTCAAGACCGAGAAGATCCCCGATGACCATGAACCCTCCCCAGAATGGTAA
- a CDS encoding sterol desaturase family protein: protein MMLARQPFHFLDYTLGGTAALGLRYLLFAGIAWLLGYVLFKRQWFHRKIVAKFPKSSEVWREIGYSALSMLIFGLVGAATFYAYRQGWTQMYGKVGKYGMVWFWASIGCAIVIHDAWFYWTHRLMHHRRLFRWFHRVHHLSHNPTPWAAYAFSPLEALVQALIFPLLTVIMPIHGLAFGLFMMWQISFNIVGHMGYEFHPRWLMQSPLRYIINTPTNHIMHHEKMRGNYGLYFNWWDRLMGTNHEEYERRFSEVTTREKVLVKK from the coding sequence ATGATGCTTGCCCGCCAGCCTTTCCATTTTCTGGACTATACGTTAGGCGGCACGGCGGCACTGGGGCTGCGGTACCTTTTGTTTGCGGGTATCGCGTGGCTGCTGGGATACGTGCTGTTTAAGCGCCAGTGGTTTCACCGGAAGATTGTTGCCAAGTTTCCGAAGTCTTCGGAAGTGTGGCGGGAGATCGGATATTCGGCGCTGTCCATGCTGATCTTCGGGCTGGTGGGGGCGGCAACTTTCTATGCTTATCGGCAGGGCTGGACGCAGATGTATGGAAAGGTGGGCAAATACGGGATGGTGTGGTTTTGGGCTAGCATCGGCTGTGCGATTGTGATTCACGATGCCTGGTTTTACTGGACGCATCGGCTGATGCATCACCGGCGGCTGTTCCGCTGGTTTCACCGGGTGCATCATCTGTCTCACAATCCAACGCCCTGGGCGGCGTATGCTTTTTCACCGCTGGAAGCACTGGTGCAGGCGCTGATCTTTCCTCTCCTGACGGTGATCATGCCGATCCATGGTCTAGCCTTTGGGCTGTTCATGATGTGGCAGATCTCCTTCAACATCGTCGGGCATATGGGGTATGAATTTCATCCAAGGTGGCTGATGCAGTCTCCGCTGCGCTACATCATCAACACGCCGACAAACCACATCATGCATCATGAAAAGATGCGCGGTAATTATGGGCTGTATTTTAACTGGTGGGACCGGCTCATGGGCACGAACCACGAGGAGTATGAGAGACGCTTCTCTGAGGTGACGACGCGTGAGAAAGTGCTGGTGAAAAAGTGA
- a CDS encoding DUF3368 domain-containing protein, translating into MIVVSDTSPLHYLIVIGQVGILSQLYGRVLCPPEVIEECQHAHAPDAVKVWAADLPEWLEISSTEPWEHPQLSRLDAGEAAAIRLARARGADVLLMDERKGRQVAARLGLPVAGVIAVLADAAIAGLLDFEKAVLELTLKTNFRISPQVLAVIRRRL; encoded by the coding sequence GTGATCGTTGTCAGTGATACATCTCCGCTGCATTACTTGATCGTAATCGGGCAGGTGGGAATTTTGTCCCAGCTTTATGGACGTGTTTTGTGTCCGCCTGAGGTCATTGAGGAATGCCAGCATGCACATGCACCAGATGCAGTCAAAGTGTGGGCTGCGGATTTGCCTGAATGGTTGGAGATAAGCAGTACGGAACCTTGGGAGCATCCTCAGCTCTCGCGTTTGGATGCAGGGGAGGCCGCCGCTATCAGGCTAGCCCGCGCGAGAGGAGCGGATGTCTTGCTAATGGACGAAAGAAAGGGGCGACAGGTAGCTGCGCGGTTGGGTTTACCTGTTGCCGGGGTGATTGCAGTGCTGGCTGATGCCGCGATTGCAGGATTGTTAGATTTCGAAAAAGCGGTTCTGGAACTTACATTAAAGACGAATTTCAGAATTTCGCCACAGGTGCTGGCGGTCATTAGGAGGCGGCTTTGA
- a CDS encoding L-threonylcarbamoyladenylate synthase: MSTTILPTDQPPLLHHAVEEAVRLLQAGDIVALPTETVYGLAADALNPAAVAKVFEAKERPTFDPLIVHLPDRKMLETVADIPEDIHKTVMRLIERYWPGPLTLLLPKKACVPDLVTAGLPTVAVRISSHPIFKRVATALNKPIAAPSANRFGAISPTSANAVLAELDGRIPLILDGGACLHGLESTIIKVSPGSPKNIITIVRPGPITPEELKLYGRLERMTRSVVDGASEAPGQLASHYAPRTPLRLLSKPSDFTPEEGKRYALMSYRGEEKDGYTDLTDWEQIMILSPGNGKLPEAAVRFFYVMRELDKLGVDEIIAEPMLEHGMGVAMMDKLRRASVRPY; encoded by the coding sequence ATGTCCACGACCATCCTGCCGACCGATCAGCCGCCGCTTTTGCATCACGCCGTGGAGGAGGCCGTGCGTCTGCTACAGGCCGGAGACATTGTCGCCCTGCCCACGGAAACCGTGTACGGCCTCGCCGCCGATGCCCTCAACCCGGCCGCTGTCGCCAAGGTGTTTGAGGCCAAGGAACGCCCCACTTTTGATCCCCTCATCGTCCACCTGCCGGATCGCAAGATGCTGGAAACCGTGGCCGACATCCCCGAGGACATCCATAAAACCGTCATGCGCCTCATCGAGCGCTACTGGCCCGGCCCCCTCACCCTGCTGCTTCCAAAAAAAGCCTGTGTGCCGGACCTCGTCACCGCCGGCCTGCCCACCGTCGCCGTCCGCATTAGCAGTCATCCCATCTTCAAACGCGTTGCCACCGCGCTGAACAAACCCATCGCTGCCCCCAGTGCCAACCGCTTTGGAGCCATCAGCCCCACCTCCGCCAATGCCGTCTTGGCCGAGCTTGATGGCCGCATCCCCCTCATCCTGGATGGAGGCGCTTGCCTCCACGGCCTGGAGTCCACCATCATCAAAGTCAGCCCCGGCAGCCCCAAAAACATCATCACCATCGTCCGGCCAGGCCCCATCACCCCGGAGGAGCTCAAGCTCTACGGCCGCCTGGAAAGAATGACACGCTCGGTCGTGGACGGCGCCAGCGAGGCCCCCGGCCAATTAGCCTCTCATTACGCCCCTCGCACCCCTTTGCGCCTGCTCAGCAAACCCTCCGACTTCACCCCAGAGGAGGGCAAACGTTACGCCCTCATGAGCTATCGTGGCGAGGAAAAAGACGGCTACACCGACCTCACCGACTGGGAGCAGATCATGATCCTCAGCCCCGGCAACGGCAAGCTGCCCGAAGCCGCCGTGCGCTTCTTTTATGTCATGCGCGAGCTGGATAAACTCGGCGTGGATGAAATCATCGCCGAGCCGATGCTGGAGCACGGCATGGGCGTCGCCATGATGGACAAACTGCGGCGCGCCTCCGTGCGCCCTTATTGA
- a CDS encoding PstS family phosphate ABC transporter substrate-binding protein, whose translation MKIQPSLFIALSLTALAHGTEVDPAIPEYKQVSGVSGNLISIGSDTLNNLMTLWAEGFKAKYPNVNIQIEGKGSATAPPALISGTSQLGPMSREMKQEEIDAFEKKFGYKPTEIKVAVDALAVFAHKDSTLKGLTLAQIDGIFSSTRKLGAPADITDWGQLGVDAWKGRAISLFGRNSASGTYGFFKEHALGKGDFKSSVKEQPGSSAVVQGISTDEFALGYSGIGYITSGVRALPIGETPESFAEATYENCLSGEYPLARFLLIYINKKPGEPLDALTTEFVKFIQSQDGQQVVVKDGYYPIPAEVLEETKATLAK comes from the coding sequence ATGAAGATCCAACCTTCTCTTTTCATTGCCCTTAGCCTCACCGCACTCGCCCACGGTACTGAAGTGGACCCCGCCATCCCTGAATACAAACAGGTCAGCGGTGTCTCTGGAAATCTCATCTCCATCGGTTCCGATACGCTTAACAACCTCATGACCCTTTGGGCTGAGGGTTTCAAAGCCAAGTATCCGAATGTAAACATTCAGATCGAAGGCAAAGGCTCCGCCACCGCTCCGCCAGCCCTCATCAGCGGCACCAGCCAGCTCGGCCCGATGAGCCGTGAGATGAAGCAGGAAGAGATCGACGCCTTCGAAAAGAAATTTGGCTACAAGCCTACCGAGATCAAAGTGGCCGTGGATGCCCTGGCCGTATTTGCTCACAAGGACAGCACCCTCAAGGGCCTCACCCTGGCCCAGATTGACGGTATATTTTCCTCTACCCGTAAACTCGGCGCTCCGGCAGACATCACAGACTGGGGCCAACTCGGTGTGGATGCCTGGAAAGGCCGCGCCATCTCCCTCTTTGGCCGTAACAGCGCCTCCGGCACCTACGGCTTCTTCAAGGAACACGCCCTCGGCAAAGGCGACTTCAAAAGCAGCGTCAAGGAGCAGCCCGGTTCTTCCGCCGTGGTCCAGGGCATCAGTACCGATGAATTCGCACTCGGCTACTCCGGCATCGGTTACATCACCTCCGGCGTCCGCGCCCTGCCCATCGGCGAAACGCCAGAAAGCTTCGCTGAAGCCACCTATGAAAACTGCCTCAGCGGCGAATATCCCCTGGCGCGTTTCCTCCTTATCTACATCAACAAAAAGCCCGGCGAACCCCTGGATGCCCTCACCACGGAATTCGTGAAATTCATCCAGAGCCAGGACGGCCAGCAGGTGGTCGTAAAAGACGGTTATTATCCCATCCCGGCAGAAGTGCTTGAGGAAACCAAGGCCACCCTCGCCAAGTAA
- the tsaD gene encoding tRNA (adenosine(37)-N6)-threonylcarbamoyltransferase complex transferase subunit TsaD — translation MPILALESSCDETAAAICTPDGTLLASRISSQADIHRLYGGVVPEVASRNHILHVRPLVEEVLAEAGLRLSEIAAFAATSGPGLVSSLLIGTSMAKALAVAENKPFLAVNHMEGHLLSPFMAGNGPVRPSIALIVSGGHTMLVQVRAVGDYILLGRTRDDAAGEAFDKVAKMIGLPYPGGPEIDKQARLGDPHAYTFPRSFMDGQSLEFSFSGLKTAVLYELPKLDLENPVVLANVCASVQEAITGVLVEKLILAAHQTGETLLTVSGGVSCNRGLREKLTTRCEKEGLTLLLARPDLCTDNAGMIAFAAAQRFQLGHTSPLEADVDPNLSLV, via the coding sequence ATGCCCATCCTCGCCCTTGAGTCCTCCTGCGACGAAACCGCCGCAGCCATCTGCACTCCGGACGGCACCCTCCTGGCCTCGCGCATCTCCTCCCAGGCGGACATCCACAGGCTGTACGGCGGCGTGGTTCCTGAGGTCGCTTCGCGCAACCACATCCTGCACGTCCGCCCCTTGGTCGAAGAAGTCCTGGCAGAGGCCGGTCTGCGCCTGTCAGAAATAGCTGCCTTCGCCGCCACCAGCGGCCCCGGACTCGTTAGCTCATTACTCATCGGTACCAGCATGGCCAAGGCCCTGGCCGTGGCCGAAAATAAGCCTTTCCTCGCCGTCAACCACATGGAAGGCCATCTCCTTTCCCCCTTCATGGCGGGCAACGGCCCCGTGCGCCCCAGCATCGCCCTCATCGTTAGCGGTGGCCACACCATGCTCGTCCAGGTCCGTGCGGTGGGTGATTACATCTTGTTAGGCCGCACCCGCGATGATGCCGCTGGCGAGGCTTTTGACAAGGTAGCGAAAATGATCGGCCTGCCCTATCCCGGTGGGCCGGAGATCGATAAACAGGCCCGCCTGGGTGACCCGCACGCCTATACCTTCCCGCGCAGTTTCATGGACGGGCAAAGCCTTGAGTTTAGCTTCAGCGGCCTCAAGACCGCCGTGCTCTATGAGCTGCCCAAGCTGGATCTCGAAAACCCCGTCGTCCTTGCCAATGTCTGCGCCAGCGTGCAGGAGGCCATCACCGGAGTCCTGGTGGAAAAGCTCATCCTCGCCGCCCACCAGACAGGGGAAACCCTGCTCACCGTCAGTGGCGGCGTCAGTTGCAACCGAGGCCTGCGGGAAAAACTCACCACCCGCTGTGAAAAAGAAGGCCTCACCCTCCTGCTCGCCCGCCCCGACCTCTGCACCGACAACGCCGGCATGATCGCCTTCGCCGCTGCCCAACGCTTCCAGTTAGGCCACACCTCCCCCCTGGAAGCCGATGTGGACCCGAATCTGTCCCTGGTATAG
- the recN gene encoding DNA repair protein RecN: MLSFIKIRHLALVEDVTWDLRAGLIGVTGETGAGKSIIVGALKLILGERADRSLIRNGQDTCTVEASFHLRDTRAVDAVLAEAGLDPCQDGELLIKRSISTGGANKQFVNCSPVTIHVLKALGEHLVDLHGPHDHQSLNSQDRQLEMLDKYIGSEDTLAKYQASWQQWRSALTELDDLENSERSSSQQEDMLRFQAQEIAAANLKPGEEEEIEARHRIAANGARLAEVCSAITGRLSDGEGGILDALREIGKHIHELEKIDPGTTAMFEGFKSAQIELTELESSVQEYADDLETDPAELAQLDQRIHTIQTLKRKYGPTVASILEFQKDAEQKLAKIENRGDELERLTKLVKDRRSEVDKLGKQLTKKRAEAAPKLAKEVASHLTDLGFKRSIFEAQLATLSAPSRNGLEEVDFQFAPNPGEPLKPLRLTASSGEMSRVLLSVKSALAKQDAVPLLVFDEIDANVGGNIAEAVGHKMASLGSTHQVIAITHFPQVASLAASHFVVTKEIEGDRTKSHIREVTDGERIEELARMLGGKLESAREHARNLLSGAPQTAPGFLAL; this comes from the coding sequence ATGCTCTCCTTCATCAAAATCCGTCACTTGGCCCTCGTCGAGGATGTTACCTGGGATTTGCGGGCCGGATTAATCGGCGTGACGGGAGAAACCGGAGCCGGCAAGTCCATCATCGTCGGTGCACTGAAGCTCATCCTGGGCGAGCGTGCAGACCGCAGCCTCATCCGTAACGGCCAGGATACCTGCACTGTAGAGGCCAGTTTTCATCTCCGCGATACCCGCGCTGTGGATGCCGTCCTGGCTGAAGCCGGGCTGGACCCCTGCCAGGATGGCGAGTTGCTGATCAAACGCAGCATCAGCACCGGCGGGGCAAACAAACAGTTCGTTAACTGCTCCCCCGTCACCATCCATGTTCTCAAGGCCTTGGGCGAGCACCTCGTGGACCTCCATGGCCCTCACGATCACCAGTCTCTCAATTCCCAAGACCGCCAGCTCGAGATGCTGGACAAATACATCGGCAGCGAGGACACCCTGGCCAAATATCAGGCCTCCTGGCAGCAATGGCGCAGCGCATTGACCGAGCTTGACGACCTGGAGAATAGCGAGCGCAGCAGCAGCCAGCAGGAGGACATGCTGCGCTTTCAGGCCCAGGAAATCGCCGCAGCGAATCTCAAACCTGGCGAGGAAGAGGAGATCGAAGCCCGTCACCGCATTGCCGCCAACGGTGCCCGTTTAGCAGAGGTATGTTCCGCCATCACCGGCCGCCTTAGCGATGGTGAAGGCGGCATCCTAGACGCCCTCCGCGAGATCGGAAAACACATCCATGAACTGGAGAAAATCGATCCCGGCACCACCGCCATGTTTGAAGGCTTCAAATCTGCCCAGATCGAACTCACCGAGCTGGAAAGCAGTGTCCAGGAATACGCCGATGACCTGGAAACCGATCCCGCTGAGCTAGCCCAGCTCGACCAGCGCATCCACACCATTCAAACGCTCAAGCGCAAATACGGCCCCACCGTCGCCTCCATCTTGGAATTCCAAAAGGATGCCGAACAAAAACTCGCCAAAATCGAAAACCGTGGCGACGAACTGGAGCGCCTCACCAAGCTAGTCAAAGACCGCCGATCTGAGGTGGACAAACTCGGCAAACAGCTCACCAAAAAACGCGCCGAGGCCGCCCCAAAACTCGCCAAAGAAGTCGCCTCCCACCTCACCGACCTCGGTTTCAAACGCAGCATCTTCGAAGCCCAACTGGCCACGCTGAGCGCCCCTTCCCGCAACGGTCTGGAGGAAGTCGATTTCCAGTTCGCCCCCAACCCCGGCGAACCCCTGAAACCCCTCCGCCTCACAGCCAGCAGCGGCGAAATGTCCCGCGTCTTGCTCTCTGTCAAAAGCGCCCTCGCCAAGCAAGATGCCGTGCCCCTCCTCGTCTTCGATGAAATCGATGCCAACGTCGGTGGCAACATCGCCGAAGCCGTCGGCCACAAAATGGCCTCTCTGGGCAGCACCCATCAGGTCATCGCCATCACCCACTTCCCGCAGGTCGCCTCCCTCGCCGCCAGCCACTTCGTCGTGACAAAGGAGATCGAAGGCGACCGCACCAAGTCCCACATCCGCGAAGTCACTGATGGGGAACGCATCGAAGAACTCGCCCGCATGCTCGGAGGCAAGCTCGAATCCGCCCGCGAACACGCCCGAAATCTCCTCAGCGGCGCCCCCCAAACCGCCCCCGGCTTCCTGGCCCTCTGA
- a CDS encoding UPF0175 family protein, giving the protein MTLTLDIPDVLTASLGKDVPRVVLEGFAIQAYRSGTLSSAEIRQLLGHESRWDTEAFLSAHNVWPDPAAEEVEGELERLISLRAS; this is encoded by the coding sequence ATGACACTGACCTTGGATATTCCAGATGTGCTTACGGCATCGTTAGGGAAAGACGTCCCGCGAGTGGTTCTCGAGGGTTTTGCGATCCAGGCCTACAGATCGGGAACTCTTTCCAGTGCGGAGATACGCCAACTGCTGGGGCATGAGTCACGATGGGACACTGAGGCTTTTTTGTCTGCTCACAATGTCTGGCCAGATCCGGCAGCAGAGGAGGTTGAGGGTGAACTGGAACGCCTGATTTCGTTGCGTGCGTCGTGA
- the pstB gene encoding phosphate ABC transporter ATP-binding protein PstB codes for MALREKNPVSHLPTSIQVRNVDFYYGSKQTLFDVSLDIPKNQATAFIGPSGCGKSTLLRCFNRMNDRVDGATVKNGSITVEGQDIHSQALDVVQLRRQVGMVFQKSNPFPRSIYENISYGLALHGEKRKDYLDHVVEESLRGAALWDEVKDRLDQSAYGLSGGQQQRLCIARAIAVKPQVLLMDEPCSALDPIATARVEDLFHQLKEKYTLVIVTHNMQQAMRTADYTALFYLGKLVEYDETMHLFENPKEKLTDDYVRGRFG; via the coding sequence ATGGCCTTACGTGAAAAGAATCCTGTCTCACACTTACCCACCTCCATCCAGGTGCGGAATGTGGACTTCTATTATGGAAGCAAACAGACGCTTTTTGACGTCTCGCTCGACATCCCCAAGAATCAGGCGACTGCTTTTATTGGTCCCTCTGGCTGTGGTAAGTCCACGCTGCTGCGCTGCTTTAACCGCATGAATGACCGCGTGGATGGAGCCACGGTGAAAAATGGCTCGATCACTGTGGAAGGACAGGACATTCACAGTCAGGCCCTGGACGTGGTGCAACTCCGCCGTCAGGTGGGGATGGTTTTCCAGAAGTCGAACCCGTTCCCCCGCAGTATCTACGAAAACATCTCCTACGGCCTCGCCCTGCATGGGGAGAAGAGGAAGGACTATCTGGACCATGTGGTGGAGGAAAGCCTGCGTGGTGCCGCCTTGTGGGATGAAGTTAAGGATCGTCTGGATCAAAGTGCCTACGGCCTCTCCGGCGGTCAGCAGCAGCGTCTGTGCATTGCCCGCGCCATTGCTGTGAAACCGCAGGTGTTGCTGATGGATGAGCCCTGCTCAGCCCTGGACCCCATCGCCACTGCGCGGGTGGAGGACCTGTTTCATCAGCTGAAGGAGAAGTACACCCTCGTCATCGTCACGCATAACATGCAGCAGGCTATGCGCACGGCGGACTATACGGCGCTGTTTTACCTGGGGAAACTGGTGGAGTATGACGAGACGATGCATCTCTTCGAGAATCCCAAGGAGAAGCTGACGGATGACTATGTGCGGGGGCGGTTTGGGTGA